From one Triticum urartu cultivar G1812 chromosome 3, Tu2.1, whole genome shotgun sequence genomic stretch:
- the LOC125543225 gene encoding heme-binding protein 2-like: protein MARRSGMLLLLAAAALLAAGAGAAVPPSCERIECPAYDVVDSANGFEIRRYKDAMWVSTAPIEDISLVDATRSGFLQLFKYIQGKNAYNETIEMTAPVLTRVAPSDGPFCVSSFVVSFYVPAKNQADPPPAEGLRVQRWAGARYAAVRRFGGFVADADVGKQAALLEASLQGTRWAAPVSDGRKADPASEYTVAQYNSPFEFSGRVNEIWMLFDTMAASDM, encoded by the exons ATGGCGCGGCGGAGCGGCATGCTCCTCCTGCTCGCCGCGGCCGCCCTGCTCGCCGCCGGCGCGGGCGCCGCCGTGCCGCCGTCGTGCGAGCGCATCGAGTGCCCGGCGTACGACGTGGTGGACAGCGCCAACGGGTTCGAGATCCGGCGGTACAAGGACGCGATGTGGGTCTCCACCGCGCCCATCGAGGACATCTCGCTCGTCGACGCCACCCGCTCCGGCTTCCTCCA GCTTTTCAAGTACATCCAGGGGAAGAACGCGTACAACGAGACGATCGAGATGACGGCGCCGGTGCTGACGCGGGTGGCGCCCAGCGACGGGCCCTTCTGCGTCTCCTCCTTCGTGGTCAGCTTCTACGTGCCGGCCAAGAACCAGGCGGACCCGCCGCCGGCCGAGGGCCTGCGCGTGCAGAGGTGGGCCGGGGCGAGGTACGCGGCCGTGCGCCGGTTCGGCGGCTTCGTAGCCGACGCCGACGTCGGCAAGCAGGCCGCGCTGCTCGAGGCCAGCCTGCAGGGGACCAGGTGGGCCGCGCCCGTGTCCGACGGCCGCAAGGCCGACCCGGCGTCCGAGTACACCGTGGCGCAGTACAACTCGCCGTTCGAGTTCAGCGGCAGGGTGAACGAGATATGGATGCTCTTCGACACCATGGCCGCGTCCGACATGTAA
- the LOC125543223 gene encoding probable hexosyltransferase MUCI70, whose translation MIRLEKKKEKDSRRIKWEHGWEHGEGAGKPDPSYLLLTCGMLDHGTAGGFLLRNGRAACTRTPDRLFPCDPITQLQKWKQTGGHVRTPATPPIRPGGMAWVRVRRPPLLQSKLLCLSLLYLLTTLPLALYVSFSDPSRCLSLHRLLLRPARRSPPPPTPLFEYPRGYGAHKHALPVPRALCSDPAVFSDYNTVLQEINGLGRNLSAAHRRASPALRYQNGRRDSFAGNLSMEERRSFFSNTDSAVEIPCGFFKEFPLAQADRLAMEGCRGVVVASAILNDHDKIRQPKGLGSHTVKAACFFMFIDDRTHRVLASHGILKDEHAASASAVVGAWRVVTLQQEQLPYEDPAMNGVVVKHLLHRLFPNARFSVWVDAKMQLTVDPLLLVHSLLLGKGVDMAVSRHPFNLHAMEEAIATARWRKWRDVDAVRAQMEAYCGNGLQPWSPGKLPYPSDVPDTAIIMRRHGSASDLFSCLLFNELEAFNPRDQLAFAYVRDQMSPRVSINMFEVEVLEHISVEYRHNLKRDNGGGGGGVSRMASSRDIAGSSCEGYLMKMWGEPSE comes from the exons atgattagattagaaaagaaaaaggaaaaagacagccgtaggataaagtgggagcacggatgggagcatggggaaggagcaggcaagccggatcctTCCTATTTGCTGCTCACGTGCGGCATGTTGGACCACGGCACGGCAGGTGGTTTTTTACTCCGTAACGGACGTGCGGCATGCACGAGGACGCCGGATCGCCTCTTCCCGTGTGACCCGATCACTCAGCTCCAAAAGTGGAAACAAACCGGGGGGCACGTACGTACGCCAGCCACTCCGCCGATCCGCCCGGGCGGCATGGCGTGGGTGCGCGTGCGGAGGCCCCCGCTGCTGCAGTCCAAGCTGCTCTGCCTCTCGCTGCTCTACCTCCTCACCACGCTCCCGCTCGCGCTCTACGTCTCCTTCTCCGACCCCTCGCGCTGCCTGtccctccaccgcctcctcctccgccccgCCCGCCGCTCCCCTCCGCCGCCGACGCCGCTCTTCGAGTACCCGCGCGGCTACGGCGCGCACAAGCACGCCCTCCCCGTCCCGCGCGCGCTCTGCTCCGACCCGGCCGTCTTCTCAG ATTATAACACTGTTCTGCAAGAGATCAATGGCCTCGGCCGCAACCTCTCGGCGGCTCATCGTCGTGCATCCCCTGCGTTGCGGTACCAGAACGGCAGGAGGGACTCGTTTGCGGGGAATTTGTCCATGGAGGAACGAAGATCGTTCTTCAGTAACACGGACAGCGCGGTGGAAATCCCATGTGGATTCTTCAAGGAATTCCCCCTCGCACAAGCCG ACAGATTGGCCATGGAGGGCTGCCGAGGGGTCGTGGTCGCCTCGGCGATCCTGAACGACCACGACAAGATCCGGCAGCCGAAGGGGCTCGGCTCCCATACGGTCAAGGCGGCgtgcttcttcatgttcatcGACGACCGTACCCACCGGGTCCTGGCGAGCCACGGCATCCTCAAAGACGAGCACGCCGCGTCGGCCAGCGCGGTCGTCGGCGCATGGCGCGTGGTGACGCTGCAGCAGGAGCAGCTCCCCTACGAGGACCCCGCCATGAACGGCGTCGTGGTGAAGCACCTGCTGCACCGGCTGTTCCCGAACGCCAGGTTCAGCGTGTGGGTGGACGCCAAGATGCAGCTCACGGTGGACCCGCTGCTGCTGGTGCACTCGCTCCTCCTCGGCAAGGGCGTGGACATGGCGGTCTCCAGGCACCCGTTCAACCTCCACGCCATGGAGGAGGCGATCGCCACGGCGCGGTGGCGCAAGTGGCGCGACGTGGACGCCGTCAGGGCGCAGATGGAGGCCTACTGCGGCAACGGCCTGCAGCCATGGTCCCCGGGCAAGCTCCCATATCCTTCAG ATGTGCCGGACACGGCGATCATCATGAGGAGGCACGGCTCGGCGAGCGACCTCTTCTCCTGCCTGCTCTTCAACGAGCTTGAGGCGTTCAACCCGCGGGACCAGCTGGCCTTCGCCTACGTGCGGGACCAGATGAGCCCCAGGGTGAGCATCAACATGTTCGAGGTGGAGGTGCTGGAGCACATCAGCGTCGAGTACCGGCACAACCTGAAGCGCGACAatggcggcggaggaggaggggtCTCCAGGATGGCGTCATCGCGGGACATCGCCGGGAGCAGCTGCGAGGGGTACCTCATGAAGATGTGGGGGGAGCCTTCTGAATAA
- the LOC125543224 gene encoding uncharacterized protein LOC125543224 — protein sequence MESSLCTASRASATVTGAGAGMRRRRAPARAGTSGRWWPHALRAQASATEPLHLAPAKGRQPALPWTALRVGAGVALALALGGASWSARGGGGGAVLVQPAMVYTLNAVTDGTERGGTPAAAVRTSVGALSDSRFRREDAPREHATLMDLVFEQVTKEHIGDRGKLTSLLQKEWAASRDSERKLDLGLLLADVLINQREWQRAKEVCQQLTGRYQRDPRPYLHLAVVNMMMAVETMLSPETATADDIEKMSKNAMDAWKEFKNKYELAKGTTESST from the exons ATGGAGTCCTCGCTCTGCACAGCATCGCGCGCCAGCGCCACGGTGACCGGAGCGGGTGCCGGCATGCGGCGCCGCCGCGCCCCGGCCCGTGCCGGCACGTCGGGACGATGGTGGCCTCACGCTCTGCGCGCCCAGGCGAGCGCGACAGAGCCGTTGCACCTGGCACCGGCGAAGGGACGACAGCCGGCGCTGCCCTGGACCGCGCTGAGGGTGGGCGCCGGCGTCGCGCTCGCGCTGGCCCTGGGCGGCGCCTCGTGGTcagcgcgcggcggcggcggcggcgccgtcctcGTGCAGCCTGCCATGGTGTACACGCTCAACGCCGTCACGGACGGAACGGAGCGGGGCGGCAccccggcggcggcggtgaggacgAGCGTGGGCGCGCTCTCGGACTCGCGGTTCCGGCGCGAGGACGCGCCCAGGGAGCACGCCACGCTCATGGACCTCGTCTTCGAGCAAGTCACCAAGGAg CACATCGGCGACAGGGGGAAGCTGACGAGCCTGCTGCAGAAGGAGTGGGCGGCGTCGCGCGACTCGGAGAGAAAGCTCGACCTCGGCTTGCTGCTCGCCGATGTGCTCATCAATCAG AGAGAATGGCAGAGGGCCAAGGAAGTCTGCCAGCAGCTGACTGGCCGCTACCAACGCGACCCGAGGCCATATTTACATCTG GCTGTGGTGAACATGATGATGGCGGTGGAGACCATGCTATCCCCGGAGACGGCCACCGCCGACGACATTGAGAAGATGTCCAAGAATGCCATGGACGCCTGGAAAGAATTCAAGAACAAGTACGAGCTGGCCAAGGGAACAACGGAGTCCAGCACCTGA